The stretch of DNA ttcagcttttATTGCCCAAATGAATGACTTTTATCAGTGTTATTTCCTTCTAAATTATATAGACAAATAAAAGAGAGCTACTTCATTTGAAGTGACATTATGTCAAATTAATCTGCTCCACAGGAGGGGACCAAGGAGTTCTGAACGGCTTCTTCAGCGACTGGGCAACCGCCGACATCAACAAACACCTTCCCTTCATCTATAACATGAGCAGCATAGCCATCTACACGTACCTTCCGGCGTTTaaacagtgagtgtgtgtgacgcCAGCAgcaggatacacacacacacgagtcacaTGAAGGCTGCTCATGCCCTAACATCGGGTTACAGGAGCGGAGGAAGAAGAGACTAAATCATCCGAGGAGACGCTAAATTCATAATGCTTTCAGTAATAGTGTGCATGGTGTTCTCACTTCAGGTTTACACCATACACACAGAAAATGTCAGTCaggaatataaacacattttatttattgaaatgcatTCACATACCTGAAGTCACCCGCTATTTTCCAGGAATGCATGCTGAAAATGTCTTTTGGTCTACAGATACGGTGCAAATGCAAAGGTTGTGCACTTCCTGGGCCAAACGAAGCCATGGAGCTACACGTATAACCTCACGCAGAGGAGAGTGAGAGGAGACGCGCAGGCCTCGTCTCAGACCGGCTTCCTGCTGCAGTGGTGGGCTCTGTACAGCGCCGAGGTGCTGCCCGCTCTGATCCGAGAGTATGGAGACCAGCCCTTCGACTCCGGCTGTGAGGTCAGGCCTAACACACTGATGAACATAACCACGGCCTGGAGACTACACACACTGCCTGTGTGCCAGCTCTCATACTTACACTACATGATAAGCATgcattattcacacacacacacacacacacactcacacagtcttGCATTTACATGCTATTGTCTATAGTAGCAAAGGCCACAACAATATTCTGTGACATTGTGATTTTTACAGTCGCTTgtgatttactgaaaaaaaacacaatacattatttgatttatttatcaaaataataaaatgttttattagagCTTGGAATGACtgtaatttatcaaataaaaaaattacatttttgaataccttgtaatttatttgatatatttattatgtatttacatCACTTTTACagaaattacacttttaaaactAGTTTATCTCATATATCCAGATTCTGAgaacatatttattataaaatatattttatatatgtgctAAATTTAAATGACTTTTCCCTTTCTAGAAGTTACAAATCTAAAATAAAGTAAAGataatgaagatgatgatgataataataatactcatTAATGGTAATCATAATAATTACTGTTTCTACTTTCATCTCAGTGAATTTTGCTTGacatgacaataaaaaaaattgttttaaatatcaattttatatatatatatatatatatatatatatatatatatatatatatatatatatataaagcattttgtctgagattttttttttttttttgcgcttggcataatttgaaaaatgtcattttacatatgtattttatttaacgtATATATGTATTACTAATTCACACATTTGTTCTAGGTCTAGaaatagcagtagtagtagtagacaCAAAAATAGTCCCCCTCACACAGTACATCCATGTTTTTCAAGACTGTGAGGATCCTGTCTGAAAAGGTCTAAAAGACGAGCTGTTTTAAAGGAGTGTGATGTATTTAATCCTCTGGTTCACAGGAGGATGCTCCGGCGAGCGAGGAGCGTGTTCAGCCGCTCATGTCCTCAGCGGAGCGCAAGCAGAGATGGGAGCAGGGCCAGGCCGACTACATGGGAATAGACTCTTTTGACAACATTCAGAAAAAGCTTGAcgttttcctaaaataaaaagtcaaacagAAATTTGAGAGGGTATTCAGCTATGCAAGACTGTCACACTGTGGCTGCTAACACGTCACTCTCTGTCTTCTTCATTCAAGCATGCAATGCTAACTGTACCTTTAAACCtcaaaatgtgaattctgccagtGCATGGCATTTGTAATAGATAGGTCCCGTTTGGGCCCAGCTTTCTCTATCACTTGCTCAATGTTCAGTCATTCTTCTGGACTTATACTGACACCTAGAGGTTTGAGGATTTCTGAACACACAAATGCTAAATTTAAAGTGATAAATGTATACCATTTACATACAAAAGTCCAGTATTGAGTAACTTCTGCTGTTAGTATTgaagataaataaaacaaaacattctttCTTTTTCGTAAAAAGAAAATCAGACTCAGAATATGTCATTCTCTTGTTCTTCACTTGTTGTTGATTCTGCTTCGAAGGCTTTCTGCTCTTGAATGTTGATCACATATATCTTCCTTTTTATATCTTTGCGTTATACTTTTGTCTTTTTGTATCTCTGTTTTCTTGTATTCTGTGTTACAGAGCCATTGTCCCCTCTGGCTACAAAATAAATCTGGCAAAATGATTATGTGTGAAATttcatctttttttaattaatgttattaACTGTAATAGATCTTTCACTTCAGCTGTCAGGAACATCTTTCAGGTTTGTAACTGAAGTCTTATTAAAAACATGAGTTTGGTTTGAGAAAtggaaacatttaacatttaacagtaaCATtccgaaataaaataaataaatcaggaaattatgaatttataaattGTTACGACACCCTGTGGTTGTTGGTGGAGCGgcatttttaaattgaattattttagtgtttgtatttatgaaataTAGTTATTTCCATGTAGTTCTTAAGTCAAGCTAAATTTTATTGGCATTtaggtattttttattaatagaaaCCGCTATGGTAGCGATATAGTCGATGCGGTTTCTACTGCACAATAACAAATACAGTCATAAGCCATAATGAGATTACACTCCTTTCGTTGTTTTTTATtcatatgatttttaaaatgaatgttacagtttttccataaagttg from Carassius carassius chromosome 35, fCarCar2.1, whole genome shotgun sequence encodes:
- the gyg1b gene encoding glycogenin-1b isoform X2; its protein translation is MAEQAFVTLATNESYARGAMVLGKSLRNHKTSKKLVVLIGPHVSDQSREVLRKIFDEVRLVDVLDSGDTAHLAMMKRPDLGVTFTKLHCWTLTHYSKCVFMDADTLVVSNIDELFDREELSAAPDPGWPDCFNSGVFVFRPSNETYGKLLQYCTEHGSFDGGDQGVLNGFFSDWATADINKHLPFIYNMSSIAIYTYLPAFKQYGANAKVVHFLGQTKPWSYTYNLTQRRVRGDAQASSQTGFLLQWWALYSAEVLPALIREYGDQPFDSGCEEDAPASEERVQPLMSSAERKQRWEQGQADYMGIDSFDNIQKKLDVFLK
- the gyg1b gene encoding glycogenin-1b isoform X1, producing MAAEQAFVTLATNESYARGAMVLGKSLRNHKTSKKLVVLIGPHVSDQSREVLRKIFDEVRLVDVLDSGDTAHLAMMKRPDLGVTFTKLHCWTLTHYSKCVFMDADTLVVSNIDELFDREELSAAPDPGWPDCFNSGVFVFRPSNETYGKLLQYCTEHGSFDGGDQGVLNGFFSDWATADINKHLPFIYNMSSIAIYTYLPAFKQYGANAKVVHFLGQTKPWSYTYNLTQRRVRGDAQASSQTGFLLQWWALYSAEVLPALIREYGDQPFDSGCEEDAPASEERVQPLMSSAERKQRWEQGQADYMGIDSFDNIQKKLDVFLK